The sequence ATGCCGGCTGACGATATTTTCAGCAGCATCTCGTTCTACAGTCCCTTGAACAGTAATCTGAGAAGCGTCAGAAACGAGGAGGATCTTTCCGGGACGCGTCACAGTCCACCACCTCCTGCATATCCTCCTCCACATCCTGACGAGTCTATCTACGACGAACTGCAGTCCGTCACGTCAGGCAGCAGTCGATACGACACGATCAGCTCGACCATCTCTGACAAAGTCGACAGGGACTTCCCCGAATCGTTTGATCTACTTAGTTTCGTGCTCAATCAGGTAAACGTACCGTTTAAAAACGTATTTCAATTGTTTTAACCCTTTAATTTCTGTAGAACTTCTTATTTACTCTAAAACATAagcaaattaataatttgtgGCTTCCAATTCATTTTAACGACTACGTTATCTATTTCAGATAGTGCTGATTCATAATAGTGCGTGCTAGATCCATGATTTTGTTTACTATTCCATCGTCTTCGACTGTGCGTTAAAATACCCAAACGTTTATGATctgtcattttttatttctaataaaaatcgTTCAATCGGTGGAAGTAGAGATCAGGAAAATTTCTCGCATTGCGTCATAGCCCCAGCTATGGCAATTGGAGAGTTAGAAGCGtgatttgtatttctttttataactgTATTCAAGAATAATGCTTTTGATTGTTCGCAAATACTTCTTCGTGCTCttcctttgttttcttttttccccttgcTGTACATTGTGAAGACCTAGAGGGAACATATTTCGCAGCAAGAGAATAGACGATCAAACGAGTGAATGAAATAGGGACATAGGATAAAAGTGGATTTTGTTTCTCGacttttctttataaataaaagagCGAGTCTGAGTTGTCACATTAAAATGTTCTCTTTCACATTACCGAAGGGAATAACACTTTTGATCCTAGGTCGTTAGCTTTCTTCCTTCCGctatcaataaaattattagcGCATGGCCTTCAGTCTGTCACTTAGTTAGCGCccgtttaatttttaaaactacTTCAGCTAGTTGAAACGTTTGATTTCCATCAAGCAAATGTAACTTTCCATTCGTTTTTTTTGTCATGGCATTTTCTATGTTATAGTTTACTGAATGAATCAAATATCGAtacaaatatctaaatattactttatctctttatcctattgtccttatcaaagaataagaataataagACAAGAGAAAACTGACCAGAACAATGTCATAGGATTAGATTGAAGATTTTTATGCGTTCATaggaaatttgcataaaataccACGATCTTGCATGTAATTAACAAAACGCTAAAACAATTACGTTAAGgtacaaacaaaaatataattaaaaatttcccaTGGTTTATTAACAGGCCAGTGATTCCGATCAGAGCTTGAACCTTTCCGACGTAAACGTGACGGTACCGTTAGACAAATCGGATAACGTGAAGAGATTATCCAGATCCGATTCCTGGACGTTTTACGACACCGCGCCAGTTGGGAAATCCGAGGGGCTCGACGAACTGGACAGGATATCCAGCGCAGAGGAGGACATCCTGGACAAAGAAGTGCCTCTGCTCGATCGAACGTCGGACGCGTCAAATGGAAGCCAAGCATCCATTCAAAATTCTCTGTATGAAAATCTGTCGCCGCAAAAGGCacaagaagagaaagaaacaacGTCGAACAGTCCAGAAAATAGACAACAGAGTAGCAAATCTTTATTGTTCGAGTTTGACCCGTTCGCGAGAACTTCCGATGAAAACGTGTATAGCAACTTTGAAAATAACGACTTAATGTTACTGGAGACTTTATTGGCCACCAACGATTCGCCGAGCAGCTCTGGCAGTATTCTGGACTTTCAGGAAGCAGTCGATAACGAGGAGGAACAAGATGACGTGGACGAAGAGGATGCCGAGCAGATTTCGTCAGTGCCACCAGAACCACCGAAAAGATTCGACTCCTTGCCGAAAAACGAGTACGACGAGGTCGCAGAGATCCTTCCAGAGCCGGATAAAAGCGCTACGGGCAAAAATCCGGCTCTATTGCCGAAATTAGCGCATCTAGTGACTCGGAAGCAACCCGCTGTTCCCCCTAGGAAACCGACAGCGAAGAATCGCTCGAGCGAGGCATCCTCTCCTACCTCTGTCACAGCTAAATCCGTGGCTGCTACGACTAGCGATAGTTCAGGTAGTCGCTTAGTTATATCGTAGCTTTAAGTTGATCATTGAATTAAGATTTTGATATAAATCAAATCGTGGTGTAGATAAAAAGCAGGGATGGTAGGATTTTGTCTAAAGAGTTGgaagtaaatttgaaaattttaggaGGAAGATTACAACGGTATTCAAGAAAGAGTAGAAACGTAATTTAAATCAGTTTGATAATGTTGACGATAATTGAGACGACTTTTCATTTTCGATGTGTATTAGAGAAAGTAAATAGTAGGTGGAGAGAATCGTCAATGttaaatatgtaaatgcatGTTACCGTTCAAAGATGTATAATCGCTATTTTACACTTGTCGATTCTTCTACGAAGAACTGATGATTCAACTGAGTTTCACACGTGGGTACTGCGTGGCATTAAATTTCAAGATAGCGATAAATTGCAATATCCCAATATGCTTTATTACACTTAAACAATTATATAATCCTACTACTCGTCTACGTTTTAACGTCTTGGCCGatcgattattataataattatctgGAACTTCACGTATCCTATTTTTAGACTGCAATTGAGCTTCCAGTGATGTATAGAAGTACAGAAAGACTATATCGTCAATTGAGAGTAACTTAAATTAGTGTTAACAGTTTAACCCTTCTAACTCGACGCCACTTGAAGCATTTTGTCCTACACCGctgtaaaattcaaaattatgataattttttatataaatagccTACGCCTTGAAAGCAATCATACTTGTAAGATGTgatttctaatatttaatataaaatactaatgACTCGACCTGAGCTATTCTGTGGCGATATTTGTACTGTAAACTACACCGATGTATACAGCGTATATAAGTATATCGAGTTAGTAGGATAAAATCGTATGGTAATGAGTATTTCGTTAATTTTGTTCACTTCCGTGTCTTTATTCCTAACGTTTAAAAAAAGGCGTAGGCAAGTGCTTGCTTAATTTCATATGAAGCATATGGTAAagaaaactttttatttttaagctCATATTTATccaaaatttgtcaaattgTTGACTGTTTCTTTATAATAGTAGAAAATAGTATTCGTATCCTCGCAATTATTGAATTTGATGGTTTGTTTAAACTGCCATTTATAGTATAATAGACGATTAGTTTTTAATAAACGACATACCAATTTATGTATTCGTATTGTTAAACATTGCAATCTGTATATCGTTAAAGAATATCGATCATTTGAATTCAATAATTACGAGTATGAATATTTCTGTGACACACCGTATCTTATTaatagactgcgaatgtttatgcaattttatactTCTGTGGCGATAGTTAAAGGAGTAAAACCTAAACAGAGATTTGCTTCacttattcatatatatatcggtatatcatattttgtatattccGTAAATACTCGCAgctttaaatatctttaaatgTGATAAACGCATGAACATCTACAGTCTATGTAGTCTATATTATAGTGAAACACAATAACTTATTATACACAGGTATAATTTACCATTTAgtactaattaatatttattactaatatccatttagaaaataataaaacaattcgtTAAATCCGTCGCTCGAAAATCAAcgcttttataataaatatattttatatatctcgatgaagaataaatatatacgtaCTTTACATGCACCAGTCACGAGTACGACGAGCAgcacgacaacgacgacgacgacgacgacgacggccgCTGACGAATCTTCGTGTCCTTCGGGCGGTAAGGCCACGGAGGAGCATAGACGCGTGGGCGTGAtccagaaattgaaaaaattgcgGCATGAGTCCACGGGGCACGGGATCAGACCGAACGTGATGAGTTTCGTGAAGAGCGGCAGTAAATTGCTGTCCAGAAGTCGTGACCACAGTGGCGTTGTGCCAAGCACGAAATCGACGAAATTGGAGAGACCAAGGGTGAACGATCTGCTAAATGTGACGACGCACCGTGGAATCGTTTACAGGACCGGTGTAGGAATAGAAAGAGCGAAGGACCTGGTGCAAAGGGCAGCGATCTTGGCTGACCAGAAGCTCTCGTTCTACACAGATAAGGGCATGTCTACTCTGAAGGAGATCGTTCACCTCGACACAGTGTACAGCATTCATCTCCTCCAGGACTTTAAGTGAGTCCGCTTTTTCGTTGCATAAAAGAATGCTTCTCCGAATAATAACACTTTATGAAAGGGAAGAATTCGCGAGACGAAGATACATGAAGTAGCGTGATTAAATtccgaagaaaaaaagatacgAATACGTATGTATGTTTGATGAGAGAACGATTGATTTAAGTATGCTTgttattagactgcggatttttatgcatttctgaGAAGTTCGAAGATACGGAAAATTTGTTTGTTCAAAGAACGTAAGAATACGTGTATATGAATTTGTTTAACggaagatatatatttataaagaaatggGATAAGTAAATTACTCCCTAGCATTTTTTATTGGATAGATTTCATACTAAAGTAGAactattcgttataatattcaaGAGGTCTCCGCTTAtgattttcgtttctttatctATGTTGGCAGAAACGTGAATCTGCAGAAATATCCGCAGGCCATTTGTTATGTCGAAGTTGCAATCGCTATCTTATGTGTGTACGATGCGTAATATTTAAACTGCggacttttatgcaaattcgtattacTGGAAATGTAGTTAAAAAGATAGAGcatcggtagaaaattgtttcacctATCGTATATTATAGAAAACGCTACACTTTGCACATTTCATATGTTTTTTCATATTACGCGTACTCTGTGGAATCTTGCACTTTcagattttctataaatgcataaaaatccgtagtaaAGTACGTAATGAAAATATCTGTACTTGAAGAAAAGTTGAAGGAAAGTCTGAGCGAAAAAGGAAAACACGAGAAAGAAGTAGAAATTTACATATAGCAAGGTTAAACAGCGAACCGACCGAGGAATAACAAAGGCAATTTAAAATGTTCAGGATAGTTGATGGAGAGACTGTACATTGCATAGCAATTAGCGTTGAGGGAAGACCGAGCGTTCACGTGTTCTACGCGAAGGGTACCACGGAACGAAGGATTTGGGCTCAAAGAATACTAGAGGCTATTACTACGGTTTTTCCCACGAAGTACACGGCTGAATTGACCAGAGTAGGATGGGCCTATTTGAAggtaaaaaatggaaaatgtgaATCAACTTCGAATCCAgcagattttatttaatttataaacttGTTAATAGATACCAACATATCTATGCTAGAGATAGGGTATGGTAGTAATTGAAGAAGATTTCTAAGATTTAATTTCTAatgcatttttttaaatttataattctcgaatatttataataaacgtTAAAAGAACAGCATGATATTTAATGGCAGATATCTTAGAGAGTTTATTTCATCTGTCTTTTTTATGTATATGGAGAAGGTAATATATTTGTACAAGTATCTTCGTTCATTTTGTATTGATTATGACCGTCTTTGGAGAAAACCGCTTTCTAATGATCAAACGTCCATTTGTGAGATAATAATGACTGTCTCGTagtcaataataataaatactactgtaataatttgattttagaatcaaatatttatattacttttgttATGTTATCATCAAGTgaattacatattaaaaaacattAGTTGATATATATTCTAGGAAGGCGTAACAGGCACGTGGTTTCCAGCTTGGGTTCTCCTGTATCAACGAACGTTAATTTATACGAAATCTCTGGATCCTACCACGGCCATAACTTTTGGAGAACTCGACCTTCGGAAGGCACGATGTATCGGTAAGTTTcttgttctatcaaaatgatttaattatatatttttaaataaaatatctagttCTATGCTTCATCAACAACGTTCATGAAAGTTTCCAATTTACTGTATTAATACAGTGACAAGTCATCTCGCTAATTTATTATGACAAATAAAAGAATCGATCCACCTTGCAAGctggaaaaaaggaaacaataaaGCGTAATCTAGGACTCGAAATTTATCCTACACCAGCTTTACAATTTGCCTTACATTTACACGATTATTTCTAGAATTAAATCTCAAAGgaataataaatcaaattatcGATGACCGACTTGCCCATGCGATTCTTTGagagaaaacaatttttatttgccACGGAACTCGTCGTAGTAAATGTACGACCCAGTAATGCAATGAAACAGTTATAAAAACGCAGCTATTACAACGAATCTTATCTGTTGGAATGCATACACGATTTTCTACTGCCTATTTTTATATGTCTGTCTCGTAATGGTCAGAGTACAGTCACGCATTTTTAAGTGCTTATCGGAACATTTTGGGATAAGCTAAATCGTTTACTTATGAATCACGGTCAAAAATGTAGTTTCGATGATTTCCACGCTCTGTTACAGTTTTACGGGAACAGGAAGGACCTAATGCAAGCGCAGGATCAGTTCCGGTGGTGGTCGTCGACGCAGGTGGTAGCGGCGCACTACATATGGCTACACCAGGAACTCACGAAGGATCCGCATGGAGACACGCGCTTTATCAAGCTGCCACTACCTG comes from Bombus terrestris chromosome 7, iyBomTerr1.2, whole genome shotgun sequence and encodes:
- the LOC100644485 gene encoding uncharacterized protein LOC100644485 isoform X2 — encoded protein: MEEKPIPKPRSVMTERPVPAPRRKLPPSMPTARFSSHSDSSQSEKSDDSKSTSESRSTNNEFFRNLSSSSRQLKDEISEKMTMKGRAVISSTRNASIRLEKSVKNLLTRRLTSLNQDDLLRDNTGGNKKFKDPVEDERCVSMPADDIFSSISFYSPLNSNLRSVRNEEDLSGTRHSPPPPAYPPPHPDESIYDELQSVTSGSSRYDTISSTISDKVDRDFPESFDLLSFVLNQASDSDQSLNLSDVNVTVPLDKSDNVKRLSRSDSWTFYDTAPVGKSEGLDELDRISSAEEDILDKEVPLLDRTSDASNGSQASIQNSLYENLSPQKAQEEKETTSNSPENRQQSSKSLLFEFDPFARTSDENVYSNFENNDLMLLETLLATNDSPSSSGSILDFQEAVDNEEEQDDVDEEDAEQISSVPPEPPKRFDSLPKNEYDEVAEILPEPDKSATGKNPALLPKLAHLVTRKQPAVPPRKPTAKNRSSEASSPTSVTAKSVAATTSDSSVTSTTSSTTTTTTTTTTAADESSCPSGGKATEEHRRVGVIQKLKKLRHESTGHGIRPNVMSFVKSGSKLLSRSRDHSGVVPSTKSTKLERPRVNDLLNVTTHRGIVYRTGVGIERAKDLVQRAAILADQKLSFYTDKGMSTLKEIVHLDTVYSIHLLQDFKIVDGETVHCIAISVEGRPSVHVFYAKGTTERRIWAQRILEAITTVFPTKYTAELTRVGWAYLKEGVTGTWFPAWVLLYQRTLIYTKSLDPTTAITFGELDLRKARCIVLREQEGPNASAGSVPVVVVDAGGSGALHMATPGTHEGSAWRHALYQAATTCGPALEQQQLTQDNVPVILDKCINFIYAHGIMSKGIYRQNGSNSAVVKLLKAFRRDAWATQITRSAYTEHDVATVLRRFLRDLPNPLFPPNIHDRLCLTAETVNDNEQVSAYRKLLSTLTPVPAATLRRILAHLYCLSQQSSKNLMTGENLSAIWGPTLMHADESSVEEWNRSETRVIGDLIKLYPKLYQLTAADMAKEAKILEILEKHHGSNNGLRGAPSGDLKIWIYIFSRDGECINVTIGPQKTAFDVCQELAEKTNMSAHELCLEEYTLSGALERPLHHKERVLEAVARWGYWDPEDRKDNVLILKKDRLYKDIAPLMKPPMTTSGELKFADTKSKNFKNYLFEFSQAKLYCYKDRVCANVLYEWKVEDIIWYLGHEPKRNPQTGWSITFIAKNKKPTRCKESPYFGNILAGSLKEEQHKWVAAMVFGEYQLNVRPPSVNLMDP
- the LOC100644485 gene encoding uncharacterized protein LOC100644485 isoform X1, which gives rise to MYEANVDSSSSQCSTPRRDLENEESSSDVATGPKHVAQLLRSWILRLKTSGETERYPYEMEEKPIPKPRSVMTERPVPAPRRKLPPSMPTARFSSHSDSSQSEKSDDSKSTSESRSTNNEFFRNLSSSSRQLKDEISEKMTMKGRAVISSTRNASIRLEKSVKNLLTRRLTSLNQDDLLRDNTGGNKKFKDPVEDERCVSMPADDIFSSISFYSPLNSNLRSVRNEEDLSGTRHSPPPPAYPPPHPDESIYDELQSVTSGSSRYDTISSTISDKVDRDFPESFDLLSFVLNQASDSDQSLNLSDVNVTVPLDKSDNVKRLSRSDSWTFYDTAPVGKSEGLDELDRISSAEEDILDKEVPLLDRTSDASNGSQASIQNSLYENLSPQKAQEEKETTSNSPENRQQSSKSLLFEFDPFARTSDENVYSNFENNDLMLLETLLATNDSPSSSGSILDFQEAVDNEEEQDDVDEEDAEQISSVPPEPPKRFDSLPKNEYDEVAEILPEPDKSATGKNPALLPKLAHLVTRKQPAVPPRKPTAKNRSSEASSPTSVTAKSVAATTSDSSVTSTTSSTTTTTTTTTTAADESSCPSGGKATEEHRRVGVIQKLKKLRHESTGHGIRPNVMSFVKSGSKLLSRSRDHSGVVPSTKSTKLERPRVNDLLNVTTHRGIVYRTGVGIERAKDLVQRAAILADQKLSFYTDKGMSTLKEIVHLDTVYSIHLLQDFKIVDGETVHCIAISVEGRPSVHVFYAKGTTERRIWAQRILEAITTVFPTKYTAELTRVGWAYLKEGVTGTWFPAWVLLYQRTLIYTKSLDPTTAITFGELDLRKARCIVLREQEGPNASAGSVPVVVVDAGGSGALHMATPGTHEGSAWRHALYQAATTCGPALEQQQLTQDNVPVILDKCINFIYAHGIMSKGIYRQNGSNSAVVKLLKAFRRDAWATQITRSAYTEHDVATVLRRFLRDLPNPLFPPNIHDRLCLTAETVNDNEQVSAYRKLLSTLTPVPAATLRRILAHLYCLSQQSSKNLMTGENLSAIWGPTLMHADESSVEEWNRSETRVIGDLIKLYPKLYQLTAADMAKEAKILEILEKHHGSNNGLRGAPSGDLKIWIYIFSRDGECINVTIGPQKTAFDVCQELAEKTNMSAHELCLEEYTLSGALERPLHHKERVLEAVARWGYWDPEDRKDNVLILKKDRLYKDIAPLMKPPMTTSGELKFADTKSKNFKNYLFEFSQAKLYCYKDRVCANVLYEWKVEDIIWYLGHEPKRNPQTGWSITFIAKNKKPTRCKESPYFGNILAGSLKEEQHKWVAAMVFGEYQLNVRPPSVNLMDP